The Sphingobacteriales bacterium DNA segment TTTCTCCTTTATATACTTTGGAAGGTTCGTCATCAAACCAAGGGTCTTTATCTTTCCAGTGTTCGTCAAAATCTTTTTGCAAATCTGCCATGTGGATTTTTACGGCTTCTTCGGCATAAGCCTGCATGCGGGAGTCGATGGTAGTATAAATTTTAAGCCCGTCTTTGTGTACGTCCAAAGGGTCAGAGCCGTCTATTTTGGCGCGTTTGGCAGCCCAGTCTTTGAGCCAAGCGCGCAGGTGCTCGCGGAAGTAAGTGCCGCTGCCTTCGTCGTGTGCCGATGACGTAAATTTCACGATAAGCGGCTCGCGTTTGAGGGAGTCCAAATCAAAATTGCCCAAAAGTCCGGCTTTGTGCATTTGGTCTATTACCACATTTCGGCGTTTGGTGGCGTTTTCGGGATTGCGCACTGGATTATAAAGTGTGTTGCCTTTGAGCATACCCACGAGCACCGCCGCCTGCGGAATGGTAAGTTCTTGCGGAGTGGTATTAAAGTAGGTTTTCGCTGCCGATTTGATGCCATGTACATTGTAGCTGAACGGCACAGTGTTCAGATACATCATAATAATTTCTTCTTTAGTATAATTGCGCTCTAATTGCAGGGCAATAATCCATTCTTTAAATTTCTGAATAATACGCATCAGTTTGTTGCTGGCGCGCGAATGGAATAAATTGAGTGCGAGTTGCTGGGTGATGGTGCTGCCGCCGCCGTCTTTTCCAAAACGAAACACCGCCCGCGCCAAGGCTTTGCCGTCAATACCGGAGTGCTGATAAAAACGCTCGTCTTCGGTGGCAATGAGCGCATTTACCAAATGTACGGGCAAATCTTCGTAGCGCACATTGGTGCGGTCTTGTATATAAAATTTCCCCAATTCCTTTCCGTCCATCGTATATACCTGTGTTGCCAGAGAGCTGTCTGGATTTTCCAATTCGCGGAAGGAGGGCAAAGCACCCAACAGCCCCAAACGAATGGCAAGAAAAAACAAAAATATACCGATAATGCCATAGCCGAGCAGCCCCCAAAAATAACGTTTGAAGCGGCGATACCGTGCTGCCGCTTGCGGAGTGGGTGCATTATTGGGAAATAAAGCCGTGAGATATTGATAGATGCGATTCATCATACGCTGAAAACTGCCGATATTTTTATTGGAACGACAAAGTTAGTTGTAAAATTTTGCTTCTGCTATGGAAAAATAAAACAGCAGTAGAGAAAATAATTGCAGCAGCAATTATTCTTCTGTCTCTTTCGCTGTCTTGTTTTGTATTTGTCGAACAAAAAGCGAAAAGGCAGCCTCGTGAGGCTGCCTTTTCGCTTTTTTAATCCGCTATTTTATCGTCCGAATATTTTCTTAGGCTACTACGATAGCACGGGGTTCTTTGGCTTTGGCTTCTTCTTTTTTAGGAAGCACAACGCTCAAAATACCGTTGTCGTAAGTAGCACCGATAGCGTCACCATCTACGATTTCGGGCAAGGTAAAAGAGCGTTCAAAAGATTGAACCACAAATTCGCGGCGGGTGAATTTTTCGTTGCTTTCTTCTTGTTTATTTTCAATTATACCTTTAATGGAGAGCATATTTTTCTCCACACTCAAATTAAAGTTCTCTTTGGCAAAACCCGGAGCAACTAATTTAATTTCGTAGTTACCTTCGTTTTCAACGATATTGCAGGGAGCTATTTTACTTCTTTGCTCCCATGCATTTGCAGGTGTACGAAAAAAATCATCTGCTAAATTGAATAAGGCAGGAACATAATGACCTCTTTTTGCAATGTAAGACATAGTTTTAATTAATATTTAAAAGGGTTAAACAATTATTTTTTGTTTGATACCCTTTCTGCTTCAATCGGCGTGCCAATGGATTTTGGGGCTGATTTTTAATGACAAATTGTCTTTTTTACAAAAACAAATATGTCAAAATGACAAAAACATTTAAAAATAGGTCTATTTGGCAAAACGCATTCTGTATTTCGTGCTTACAATACCTTTGGTAATGCGTTCCAGTTTGCTTTGTAAAAGCCGGCGTTTGAGTGGTTTGAGGTAATCAATAAATAAAATGCCTTCAATATGGTCGTATTCGTGCTGAATGACCCGCGCATTTAAGCCGGTAAACACTTCCTCGTGTTGCTGAAAATTTTCATCATAATAGCGCAAACGAATGGTATCGGGGCGCATCACATTTTCCGAAATACCCGGAATACTCAAACAACCCTCCGCATAAGACCACGTTTCACCATATTCCTCTATTTTTTGTGCATTGATAAAAATTTTCTTTAGGGGTTGCTCCTGCTGCTCTTCTTCCTCCTCGTCCATCATTGGAGTGCTGTCAATCACAAACAGCCGTAGCGACAAACCCACCTGCGGAGCCGCCAACCCTACGCCTTTGGCATTATACATGGTTTCGTACATGTTAGCAATAATTTCGGAGATGTTCGGGTCGTCGGGATTGATGGCTTGTGCCACTTTTCTGAGTATAGGGTCGCCGAGTGCTACAATGGGATAGGTCATATTTTTTATAAAACAATACGCTTCTAAAAAGTGTGATGAATAAAATGAAAAATGCAAAGGTAAATGAT contains these protein-coding regions:
- a CDS encoding peptide deformylase produces the protein MTYPIVALGDPILRKVAQAINPDDPNISEIIANMYETMYNAKGVGLAAPQVGLSLRLFVIDSTPMMDEEEEEQQEQPLKKIFINAQKIEEYGETWSYAEGCLSIPGISENVMRPDTIRLRYYDENFQQHEEVFTGLNARVIQHEYDHIEGILFIDYLKPLKRRLLQSKLERITKGIVSTKYRMRFAK
- a CDS encoding Hsp20/alpha crystallin family protein, whose protein sequence is MSYIAKRGHYVPALFNLADDFFRTPANAWEQRSKIAPCNIVENEGNYEIKLVAPGFAKENFNLSVEKNMLSIKGIIENKQEESNEKFTRREFVVQSFERSFTLPEIVDGDAIGATYDNGILSVVLPKKEEAKAKEPRAIVVA